In Mucinivorans hirudinis, the DNA window CTCCTTGATAAGTATATATATACCGTCATCGGGCTGCGAGCCATCGCCCAATTTCCCGATGTACATCCCCGGACGGCGGCGTATATGCTCCTGCCAATCAAGGGTTTTTATATCTTCTTCCGAATAATCCATCATATTGTTATCGCTTCTTTATATTCACTTGTTTATTGCCGAGCTAATATATCTGTGTAGTCCATCATTGTTCTTCAAAAAAGTGGAGTATCGCCTCCACCGGCGCATCTTTCAGGATTACCTTTTTATCTCTATCCAAGAGGTAGAGCGTGGGTATTGCCCTCAGGTCATAGCTCTTATCCTTGTTTATTGTGTGGTTGTTGCCGTTGATCCAGGCGGCGGGGTACTCTGCCGCACGCCACATTTGCAAATCTTCGTCAGGGTATATGGCAACCACCTTTACCCGCTCATCTTGCCACTCCCACAGTAGAGCCTTCACCCGTTTGCAATCCGCACAATCGGGATTGTTGAAAAACAGAATCGTGTATTGAGCCTTTATATCGCTTAGGCTCATTTCCTTGCCCTTGTCGGTGGTGAAAGAGAAATTGGTCGCCACCTCACCCGGGCGATTCTTTAGTGCCATCGTCAGCAAATATTGGGGGCGTATCTTTTCGAGCTCACCAATGCTATCGCTGTCAATAATATATCTTAGCACCGGTATAAAATAATCCTCGCGTCTAAAGGGTGAATTTGGGTCGTAGAGATATTTTTCGCAAAGCTCCACGAAATGTTCGAACATTAGACTATCGCCGCCCAACGACTTGTCCAGCATATTCTTAATGCCTGTTTCGGCTTTGGGAAGGGTTGTTTCCTGCAAAATATCAATGAAATCGACAAAAGCCTGTTCTGTGATTTCGGGTTTAGTGATAAGCGAGGTATCGGCAAAGTCGAAGTTGTTCCAATAGTTCTCGCTAAGAAAGGCTGCACGTTGCTCAGGTGTGGTTAGCATCGAGGGTATTTTGGGCAGTATAAATTTTTTGGTGCTCTTCTGGGGCAAACTATTCGACCCACAGGCAACCACCAAGAATAATAAACCGGTAAGCAGATGTTTCATTTTACTGTATAAAGGGGAGTTCTAAAAATTGACAATCTCTCTTTGAGTCTCACAATTCGTGCAAAGGCTTGGTCGATGGTCTTGGGTGCGATTCGCCCATCTCGGAGAGCCTTTTCGATAATCTCAACAGTCTCACCCACAGAGACATTATCGCCAAGAACAATCATCAAAATATCCGCACCCGAATTTACCCCCAAAACGATGGCATCCTCGTATTTATAGTTCTGAGTTATTGCCGCCATATTGAGCGCATCGGTAATGATAACACCCTCGAAACCAAGTTCTTTGCGAAGCATACCATCAATTGTTTTTTTCGAGAGCGAGGCGGGGTAATTCTTGTCAATCCTCTCGTTGAAGAGGTGTCCGACCATAATCATCTCAGAAAAACCATTGTCAATCAGCTTTTTATATGGTATCAGCTCTCGTTGATTCCAAGTGTTGGTTACGTCCGTGAGTCCGTTGTGGCTATCCACAAGCGAGCTACCGTGCCCCGGGAAATGTTTTGGGGCACTCAAAACTCTCTCTTTACCAAACTCTTCTATCCACCACTGCGCCTGCAAAGCGACCGAGTCGGCATTGCCCGAAAAGCAACGTCCTCGTGCCGAAATAGTATTGCGCGGGTCAATAATCATATCCACCGTGGGCGCATAATTGAGGTTTACACCTATCTCTTTCAGCGTTTTAGCATAGCCTCTTGCCCATTTGCGCGTTGAGTCCTGCGAGTGGTACTCGGCGAGTTGATGCGCGGAAATCGCCGGAGGAAAGTCGTAAGGCGCTTTCAGGCGATTGACCAATCCCCCCTCGTGGTCTATTGAGATAAACAACGGGTATTTACTCGCCAACTGCTGCATTTTGCTGTGACGTTCGGCGAGTTGTCGTTTAGCTTGCGGGTTTGGCTCACCGAGTGGGGCAGAAATATTTTTCTCGAAGAGCACCACCCCACCCACGCCGTACTCAACTATTGCCTGCTGCGTGAGCGGCGTAATCTCCACCGTTCCATCCATCGAGGTCATAATCATTTGACCTATCTTCA includes these proteins:
- a CDS encoding Beta-hexosaminidase, whose product is MRVKIGQMIMTSMDGTVEITPLTQQAIVEYGVGGVVLFEKNISAPLGEPNPQAKRQLAERHSKMQQLASKYPLFISIDHEGGLVNRLKAPYDFPPAISAHQLAEYHSQDSTRKWARGYAKTLKEIGVNLNYAPTVDMIIDPRNTISARGRCFSGNADSVALQAQWWIEEFGKERVLSAPKHFPGHGSSLVDSHNGLTDVTNTWNQRELIPYKKLIDNGFSEMIMVGHLFNERIDKNYPASLSKKTIDGMLRKELGFEGVIITDALNMAAITQNYKYEDAIVLGVNSGADILMIVLGDNVSVGETVEIIEKALRDGRIAPKTIDQAFARIVRLKERLSIFRTPLYTVK